A window from Halopelagius inordinatus encodes these proteins:
- a CDS encoding DUF1616 domain-containing protein — MSRKELAADTILTLAAVAAVAFVVTSGIGGPIQVVAGAFLVLFLPGYAVSTLLFPASASTRSVSDPSPMNRNRSWYVGGNDGDGPTRAGLPFLERLAFGFGLSVAFVPIFALLLDVALFDYQQTAIVGIATGTATVATLLGAVRRARTPDKTRYALPLRTAAIEARTAFDGSNGNRAVNVALLCAVVLAVGAVTFGLVAPADGSQFTQVSLLTEQDDGSLTAGNYPDQFTNGTSSELVLLVENYEQEQTKYTAVAELQRVEGDNVVERDELKRESQTLAAGQSWQYGHRITPTMQGEDLQLVYYVYRGDAPADPSEETAYRTVNIWFNVTAVGE, encoded by the coding sequence GTGAGTCGAAAAGAACTCGCGGCGGACACGATACTGACGCTCGCCGCCGTCGCCGCAGTCGCGTTCGTGGTTACGTCGGGCATCGGGGGTCCGATACAGGTAGTCGCCGGCGCGTTCCTCGTGTTGTTCCTCCCGGGATACGCCGTCTCGACGCTGCTTTTCCCGGCTTCGGCGTCGACTCGGTCGGTCTCGGATCCGTCGCCGATGAACCGCAACAGAAGCTGGTACGTCGGCGGTAACGACGGCGACGGACCGACGCGGGCGGGTCTTCCGTTCCTCGAACGACTCGCGTTCGGGTTCGGACTCAGCGTCGCGTTCGTCCCCATCTTCGCCTTACTGCTCGACGTCGCTCTCTTCGACTACCAACAGACGGCTATCGTCGGTATCGCGACCGGAACGGCCACCGTGGCGACGCTTCTCGGCGCGGTTCGGCGCGCGCGGACGCCGGACAAAACGCGCTACGCCCTTCCTCTCCGAACGGCCGCCATCGAGGCTCGAACCGCGTTCGACGGGTCGAACGGTAACCGAGCGGTGAACGTCGCGCTGCTGTGTGCGGTAGTTCTCGCCGTCGGCGCGGTGACGTTCGGTCTCGTCGCGCCCGCCGACGGGTCGCAGTTCACGCAGGTGTCGCTTCTCACCGAACAGGACGACGGGTCGCTCACCGCCGGAAACTACCCCGATCAGTTCACCAACGGAACGTCCTCCGAGTTGGTTCTGCTCGTGGAGAACTACGAGCAAGAGCAGACGAAGTACACTGCCGTCGCCGAACTGCAACGCGTAGAGGGCGACAACGTGGTCGAGCGCGACGAGTTAAAGCGGGAGTCGCAGACGCTCGCGGCCGGCCAGTCGTGGCAGTACGGCCACCGGATAACCCCGACGATGCAGGGTGAGGACCTACAACTCGTCTACTACGTCTACCGCGGCGACGCGCCAGCCGACCCCAGCGAGGAGACGGCGTATCGCACCGTCAACATCTGGTTCAACGTGACCGCGGTCGGCGAATAA
- a CDS encoding asparagine synthase-related protein — MTGLIGGNYSESTLRRLLGETPTKAESETVTLSRGDYSLGVEHLSQKDPGGWETYDEDGLTGIVYGAVSNLSTLDWDAGDLFERAFENPSDTLPEVDGPFALACTDGDRLVVATDKLGTRSIYYAEDGDDFVFGSNLNEVAETLSDPTVDERAVGDLLVIGHVWGDKTLVEEATFLDSGSTLEYEGGDPQVQRYWNFEFDTRPKASFSRNLAAAYRSAMRDSAATMEGSSVGLWLSGGLDSRTMAAELGQHVPDMTTYTYDANPAGGGNLELAREVAGTLGLSNEEVDLTPDSFVENFEDAVTIVDGMLGWNTFLNLTSVFSVSDPSDLLIEACGQGGMMGDGIGRASIELSDSREDALYQAKHQTDKETVSEILSGDVDLEKTYREEVGKSGQDGYAETVMDAYYRNYFPRGDFASNKLVRSRAGTRVPFAHGEFLRSVTKMPLEDRVKWVPGTKGKIPYGTAQGKLDLTREIGHGMEDIPYERTKMPPERPLWQHATGFVVSTSIQRLRGTTAYGGRRMQSVWSISDDDLRERLVGLMDDAADREFFDEDTVRRITEEHFETQEQDHIGAVSGLTTVEQWLQSNYD, encoded by the coding sequence ATGACCGGACTCATCGGCGGAAACTACTCTGAATCGACGCTCCGCCGCCTCCTCGGGGAGACCCCGACGAAGGCGGAGAGCGAGACCGTGACGCTCTCTCGCGGCGACTACAGCCTCGGCGTCGAACACCTGAGTCAGAAAGACCCCGGCGGGTGGGAGACGTACGACGAAGACGGACTGACAGGAATCGTCTACGGGGCGGTTTCGAACCTCTCGACGCTCGACTGGGACGCCGGGGACCTGTTCGAACGCGCCTTCGAAAACCCCTCCGACACGCTTCCGGAGGTGGACGGCCCGTTCGCTCTCGCCTGCACCGACGGCGACCGACTCGTCGTCGCGACGGACAAACTCGGGACGCGGTCGATATACTACGCCGAGGACGGCGACGACTTCGTCTTCGGGTCGAACCTCAACGAAGTCGCAGAGACGCTCTCTGACCCGACCGTGGACGAACGCGCCGTCGGCGACCTGCTCGTCATCGGCCACGTCTGGGGCGACAAGACGCTGGTAGAGGAGGCGACGTTCCTCGATAGCGGGAGCACGCTGGAGTACGAGGGCGGCGACCCGCAGGTGCAGCGCTACTGGAACTTCGAGTTCGACACCCGGCCGAAGGCGTCGTTCAGCCGAAACCTCGCCGCCGCGTACCGGAGCGCGATGCGCGACTCGGCGGCGACGATGGAGGGGAGTTCGGTCGGTCTGTGGCTCTCCGGCGGCCTCGACAGTCGGACGATGGCGGCAGAACTGGGCCAACACGTCCCGGACATGACGACGTACACCTACGACGCCAACCCCGCGGGCGGCGGCAACCTCGAACTCGCGCGGGAAGTGGCGGGGACGCTCGGACTGAGCAACGAGGAGGTCGACCTCACGCCCGACTCGTTCGTCGAGAACTTCGAGGACGCGGTGACCATCGTGGACGGAATGCTCGGGTGGAACACGTTCCTCAACCTGACCTCGGTGTTCTCCGTCTCGGACCCGTCCGACCTGCTCATTGAGGCCTGCGGACAGGGCGGGATGATGGGCGACGGCATCGGACGCGCCTCCATCGAACTGAGCGACTCCCGCGAGGACGCCCTCTATCAGGCGAAACACCAGACCGACAAAGAGACCGTCTCGGAGATTCTCTCCGGCGACGTCGACTTAGAGAAGACGTACCGCGAGGAGGTCGGAAAGAGCGGACAGGACGGCTACGCCGAGACGGTGATGGACGCGTACTACCGCAACTACTTCCCCCGCGGCGACTTCGCGAGCAACAAACTCGTCCGCAGTCGCGCCGGGACGCGCGTCCCGTTCGCCCACGGGGAGTTCCTCCGTTCGGTGACGAAGATGCCCCTCGAAGACCGGGTGAAGTGGGTTCCCGGAACGAAAGGGAAGATTCCGTACGGGACGGCCCAAGGGAAACTCGACCTCACGCGCGAAATCGGACACGGGATGGAAGACATCCCGTACGAACGGACGAAGATGCCGCCGGAACGGCCCCTGTGGCAGCACGCGACCGGGTTCGTCGTGAGCACGTCGATTCAGCGCCTCCGCGGCACGACGGCCTACGGCGGCCGCCGGATGCAGAGCGTCTGGTCTATCTCCGACGACGACCTGCGAGAGCGTCTCGTCGGACTGATGGACGACGCGGCGGACCGCGAGTTCTTCGACGAAGACACCGTCCGCAGAATCACGGAAGAGCACTTCGAGACCCAAGAGCAAGACCACATCGGCGCGGTGTCCGGACTGACGACGGTCGAGCAGTGGCTTCAGTCGAACTACGACTGA
- a CDS encoding glycosyltransferase family 2 protein, with protein sequence MDATSEYAPKVSVVIPTYGRPDYLPDAAESVAAQTYSNVELVVVDDHSPEPAEPALEDASLDGLSWRCLRHEENQGANAARRTGIDATDGEIVAFLDDDDYWTETVLERVVEAFRTGGPDVGVVSTGVRVVDAEGEQIGQTIPEFGGDVTEALLRGHLQAATFSRFAVRRDVFEAAGYPDERLPSLQDREWHIRLSQHTRYASVPEALVVRRVTDHDQITDDFEKLRDESVPLIVGKHGSLAASYGDDCHREFLAHFDRTLGFSALRNGYYRDSVRLLVRSIRRDPTQVSTYGYLALALGGPFTYGSARRAKRWLSGRVSA encoded by the coding sequence ATGGACGCGACATCCGAGTACGCTCCCAAAGTGAGCGTCGTCATCCCGACGTACGGACGACCTGACTACCTCCCCGACGCCGCAGAGAGCGTCGCGGCGCAGACGTACTCGAACGTCGAACTCGTCGTCGTCGACGACCACTCGCCCGAACCGGCCGAACCGGCCCTCGAAGACGCGTCGTTGGACGGCCTCTCGTGGCGATGTCTCCGCCACGAGGAGAACCAAGGGGCCAACGCCGCCCGGCGGACCGGAATCGACGCCACCGACGGCGAAATCGTGGCGTTCCTCGACGACGACGACTACTGGACTGAGACGGTGCTCGAACGGGTCGTCGAGGCGTTCCGGACGGGCGGGCCGGACGTCGGCGTCGTCTCCACCGGGGTTCGCGTCGTCGACGCCGAGGGTGAACAGATCGGACAGACCATCCCCGAGTTCGGCGGCGACGTGACCGAGGCACTGCTCCGCGGTCACCTACAGGCGGCGACGTTCTCTCGATTCGCGGTCCGCCGCGACGTGTTCGAGGCGGCGGGATATCCCGACGAACGACTGCCCAGTCTGCAGGACCGCGAGTGGCATATCCGCCTCTCGCAACACACCCGATACGCCTCCGTGCCGGAGGCGTTGGTCGTCAGGCGAGTCACCGACCACGACCAGATTACGGACGATTTCGAGAAACTGCGAGACGAGTCGGTCCCCCTCATCGTCGGGAAGCACGGGTCGCTCGCGGCGTCGTACGGCGACGACTGTCACCGAGAGTTCCTCGCTCACTTCGACCGGACGCTCGGGTTCTCGGCGCTCAGAAACGGTTACTACCGCGATTCGGTGCGACTCCTCGTCCGCTCGATTCGCCGGGACCCGACGCAGGTGTCCACGTACGGCTACCTCGCGTTGGCTCTCGGCGGCCCGTTCACGTACGGGTCCGCGCGCCGCGCCAAACGCTGGCTCTCTGGTCGCGTCTCGGCCTGA